One Pseudomonadota bacterium genomic window, TACAGCGGATCCTGCTTGTGTGGGACTGTGGCCTATACCATCATCGGTAAAGCTGATCGGTTCTATCACTGTCATTGTCGGCGCTGCCGCAAGGTCACCGGCGCCGCTCACGCGTCCAATTTACTGCTCCCGGATGTCGAATCAGCGCAGTTCACTCGGGGTGCGGATCACGTCACCTTCTACAAATTGCCGGACGCGATACGTTTTTCCACCTGCTTTTGTCAGACGTGTGGAAGCAAACTGCCCCGCATTCTCCCGGCGCTCAATTTGGTCGTGATTCCAGCGGGTTCGTTGGATCACGAGCCCGTTGAATCGCCGCAAGCCCACATTTTTAACGACTCGAGGGCCAGCTGGGATTGTGGCGCCGGCGATTTGCCGAACTTTGAGGCGTATCCAACGTAATCAGAACGTTGATGGCCATTGCGCCGGCTCAAAGAGGATGACAGAGCGACTCGGCACGACATTCGGCCAGTTCCGGCCAGATCGAGGATAATTCGTCGACAACCACTTGAAATGTGGGCAGGGGCAGCGACAAGTCGGTGTTCCAGCTCGTCTGGTCGAGCCACGTGTCGGCAGCCTGTACCGAAATACCATAAGCGTTTGAAATGAGTGTGGCCGCGTCGGTATTGTTCTGTAATTGGGCACACAGCGTATTGATCTCTTTCATCAGTTGCACCAGTTCCTCACGACGCTCGGCAATACACCGGTTCGTCGCGCACACCACAAACGACGGCCATGGGCTATGGAAGTTGCCAACGCGTCGAAATTCACCGGCCTCGACATACGGATGGGTCATGGTCTTTTCCCAAAAAAAGACGTCGGCGTCGCCGCCCGGCAAAGCGCGGCGTGCGCCCTCCAGTGTGTCGACCTGAACAAAGTTGAGTTCGGTTGTCGGCCAGTCTTGACTGGCGGCATGGACGGCGGCCATCACATGTGATCCGGACCCTCGACGGCTGATGGCATAGCGATGACCGCGTATGGCCGCAACATCCAACAACGGCCCGTTAGCGGCAACGTGAATGCCCCACTCGAGCGGCGTGTTCACATACACCTTAATGACGCGGTATGGGCCGCCCCGGGCAATGTCCAGTGCCGCACCCTCGGTCAACAGGACAGCGACATCCACTTCGTTGTTCGCCAATGCACGGGTCATCGCCCCCGTGCCTTCGGCGGCCTCGCGGTAATCGATGGGCGCATAACGCCAAGGTTGTGTAGCGCGTAGCCAGGCACGTTGGCGCCAGGGCAGGTTAAAATGTTCTGGTACACCCGCGACGCGCAGGGGAGTGGGGGGTAGCTCGTTCATCGAGGTCAGGCTCTTGCTCTGTGCAGTCGTCGTTTTACTGTCATTCAAATCAAAAAGCCAGCGCACACTGTGTTTGGCGTCAGGAGTTCTTATGGATCAGTCACAAACCATAGCCAGCTTGCGTGAATGGGTCGATCGTTTCGTTGAGCTTGCCGTGCAATGGACACCCAAAGTGGCGGTTGCGCTCGTCATCCTTATCGTCGGGTACATTGTTGCCAAATCGGCAACGGCATTGTTCGCACGCGGTCTGCGCAAAGCGTCAGTCGATGAGACGCTCGTGCGTTTTTTGCGGAACATCATCTATATGCTTGCGATGGCGTTTGTGATGATTGCCGCCTTAAGCAAGCTAGGGATCAACACCACATCGCTTGCGGCGATTTTCGCTGCAGCGGGTTTAGCGATTGGATTGGCGTTAAAAGACTCGCTGGGTAATCTCGCCTCCGGCGTTATGCTCATTCTGAATCGCCCCTTTAAAGTCGGGGACTATGTCGAGGTCGCCGGTGTTGGTGGCTCGGTGGTTGAGACGAGCGTTTTCGCGACCATCCTCAACACGCCCGATAACAAACGCCTGATCGTGCCAAATGGTGAGATCACCGCCAATATCATTACCAATTACTCGACTAATTCGACGCGCCGAGTCGATCTGACGTTTGGCGTAAGTTATAGCGATGATCTTGGCAAAGCCCAGCAGTTGTTCCATCGCGTGGTCAGCGAGCACCCAAAGGTGCTCAACTCGCCTGATGTTGTCATCGGTGTGCGGCAGTTGAGTGATTCAAGTATCAATATCATTGTGCGCCCGTGGGTCAAAACCGAAGATTACTGGACGGTGTGGGATGAGCTCACCGAGGCGATCAAAAACGCGTGCGATGAAAACGGCCTGTCGATTCCCTTCCCACAACGCGACGTCAATCTGTATCACGTTGATAAAGCGGCTTGACGCTCAAAACGCGGACAATCCTGCGCGGGCGTCGACGTCTGCGCAGGATATTTGCGCAGGGCGTGCCGTTTGTCATTGGCGAGCGTCACGGGTTTTCGTTCAGGCGACATAGGCAAATTCAATCACTTAAACCGCTTTCATGCGGTGTGAATGGCCAGCGCTTAGCGCGGTCTTAGCGGGGCGTGGAACGGCGCATGCCGCAAAATAGCAGTGTTTTCGTAGATTGATGCCGACGATCCGAAACCCCATGCTGCGCCGCACTATTCTAATGGCTGCGGCGATACGATCAACGGCCCTCGCCCGCTTGCCCAGACAAGCGCATTTCGTATTGGGGGTGCATAAATTTTTCAGAGTTGATAATTTATTCACAGGATTTAGGATAACCCATCCTCCGATCAGCGCTTAGGGTACTGGGGTAAGCGCGTTGTCAGGGACTGACGCAAAATCGGGTCAAAAGAATTCAATCCAAACTCAAGTTCAGAGAGAGCATAAGTATGAGAACGATGAAAGTGATTTCGCGGCTTCTTGTTGCCGCACTAATATTGACACCGACCGCCGCGTTTGGCGCCACGGTGGCTCAGTTGCTGGCGCAGGGGGAATCACGTGCCGATGCTGGAGCTCGGTCTCAACGCCAAGTTGAGCAAGCGGCCGACGCAGCCATTGAGATGCTGAATGAGTATAAGAACACGACGAAAGTGGTGGACGGACTCAAGGTGTTCAATGAACTGCTTCAAAAGCAGGTCGACAACCAGGAGAAAGAGAAGGACATCCTTCGCGACTCGTTGGTCAAGATCGACGACATCGAACGACAGATCGTGCCGCTTATGGTGCGCATGATCGATGGTCTTGAAGACTTTGTGAAAATTGATATGCCGTTTCTGACCGATGAGCGTGCTGAACGTCTGGCTCGCCTACGTGGTGTCATGGAGCGGGCGGACGTGACGGTTGCGGAGAAATTCCGCACTGTGATGGAAGCGTATGACATCGAAACGGAATACGGTCGTACCATTGAAACGTACAATGGTGCCCTGCCGGGTACGGACACCAACGTGGACTTCTTACGTATCGGCCGTGTGGCGCTGCTGTACCAGAACGCCGATGGTAGCCAAACCGGTGCTTGGGACAAAGAAGCCGGCGGCTTCGTTGAGATTCCAAATTCGACGTATCAGATCGCCGTGCGTAACGGCCTGAAGATCGCTCGCAAAGACGCCGTGCCTGATCTTCTGATTGTGCCCATTGGCCCAGCCTCAGCTTCTGCGGAGTAATCGAACAATGAAAAAACTACTAATTACAGCTGTTGCCGTTGCCACCGGGTTTATCGGCTACCACGCGCCTGTCGTACAGGCGGCTACTGCCATCGATGTTGATCAGCTTCTGCGTCAGGTCCAGCAAGGCCGCACACGCGATTCTGACATCAACCGCCAACGTATTGAGCGATTCCGCGCTGAGCGTGCCCAGCAAGCGAATCTTCTTCAGCAGGCCAAGAACGACAAACTGGCCGAAGAAAATCGCTCCAAAGCACTGGATCGTCTGTTTGAGACAAACGACGGAGAGATCATTGAGCTTGAGCAGGCCGTGCAGGATCGCCTCGGCGACCTCAAAGAACTGTTCGGTGTCATTCAGCAGGTGGCCGGTGACGCCCGCGCCAACTTTGACATCTCGATGACTCAGGCTCAGTTTCCAGAGCGTTCGGTTTTCATGACCGAGCTTGCTCAGAAAGTGGGTCAGACCAACCGCCTCGCTTCGGTGCAGGACATCGAGCAACTGTGGTTTGAGATTTATCGCGAAATGGTCGAAACCGGTAAAGTGACCAAGTTCACCACCGAATTAATCGACACCGACGGGAGCCTCGCGCCAGCAGAAGTGACGCGTGTTGGCGTGTTCAATGCGGTCTCCGACGGCCAGTTTTTGTACTACAACGAAGACGCCAAAAAGCTGCAGGTTCTGTCGCGTCAACCCGCCGGTCGCTACCTGAGCAAAGTCGGTGCGGTCGAAACCTCAACGTCCGGTCTCGAGCCGTTCCCGCTCGATCCATCGCGCGGCACGCTGCTATCGAATCTCGTGCGTTCACCGACACTCGCCGAGAAGTTCCACCAGGGTAAAGAAGTGGGTTACATCATCGTCACCATCGGTGCGATCGGTGTGTTGCTCGCCATCTGGCGCCTGATCGTGCTCATGGGTGTGTCGGGCGCAGTGAGTCGTCAGGCCAAGAACCTGGACAAGCCGGGCAACAACCCGCTGGGTCGCGTGCTTAAGGTGTACCACGACAACCCATCGGCCGATGTTGAAACGCTCGAGCTCAAACTCAGCGAGGCGATCATTAAAGAAACGCCGAAGCTTAACAAGCTGATTCCGATTCTCAAGATCATCGCTGTTGTGGCGCCGCTTATGGGTCTGCTCGGTACAGTGACCGGTATGATCCAGACCTTCCAGCAGATTACGCTGCACGGTACCGGCGATCCGAAACTGATGGCGGGTGGTATCTCGACCGCGTTGGTCACCACCGTGCTGGGTCTTACCGTCGCCATCCCGATGGTCTTCTTGCACACCATTGTGTCTTCGCGTGCTAAGCGTGTGAGCCAAGTGCTCAACGAGCAGGCGTCGGGCATGGTTGCTGAACGCGCTGAAGCCACCGGCTAATCGGAGACGTAATGGACGCACTGTTTTATTACATCCCTGCGCTGGCATCGGTTCGAGACTTTTTCGAACTCGGCGGAAACGTGCTGTTCCTGATTGCGGGGGTCCTGGTGTTCATGTGGACCCTCATCTTCGAACGCTTCTTCTTTTATTCGGTGAAGTACCCGAAAATTGTGAAGAGTTCGATCGATTATTGGAACTCACGTACCGATCGCAAGTCCTGGCACGCACACCAGATCCGGGAGCGCCTGGTATCGGTGGCGGGTCAAGAGCTCGATCGCAATGTGCCGATGATCCAAACGGCTGTGGCGTTATGTCCACTTCTGGGTCTGCTCGGCACGGTGACCGGTATGATCAAGGTGTTCGAGACCATGGCCGTATCGGGTTCGGGCAACGTTCGTAACATGGCAGCCGGTGTGTCGTTTGCCACGGTTCCGACCATGGCGGGCATGGTGGCCGCGCTCTCGGGCGTGGCGCTAAGCGCCTATTTCCTGAATCGCGCGAATCGCGAACGGGAACTATTGGCCGATCACATTACTCTAGATCACTAAGGAGATATGAATGCGACGAGGATCAAGCCAAGGCCCCGTTGAGGAAGAATCCAGCATTGATATCACACCCATGCTTGACGTGGTGTTTATCCTGCTGATCTTCTTCATCGTGACGGCAACCTTTATTAAAGAACCAGGGTTAAAGGTTGAGCGACCCGGCGCGAATACCGCCGAGGTGAAACAAAAAGCCAGCATCCTGATCGCGATTGGTCCCGATAATTCAATTTGGATCGATCGCAAAAAGAAAGACATTCGCGATGTGCGCCCGACGATCGAGCGCTTGTTTGCCGACAACCCAAAAGGGTCGGTCGTGATTCAAGCTGATCGTGAATCCAAAACCGAGATTTTGATTGAGGTGATGGACGCGGCGCGAGAGGCCAACATCAAAGACATCGCGGTGTCGGCGGAGAAACCATAATGACATTGTCTCAAGTAATTCAAGAAGGGCAAAGCAGCAGTCTGAAACGCGTCTTACTCGGTGCGTTGCTGGCGCTGGCCATTACCCTCGGGCTGCTCTGGACGATGAACTTTTTGATCAAGATTGTTGATCAAACTGTCACTGAGGGCGACCCCAGTCGGCAGGTTGAGTTCGTTCGAGTCAAACGCAGCGAAACCACCGAGCGGCGCAAGATTAAACCGAAGCGTCCGCCACCACCTGAGAAGCCGCCACCAGAGCCCACGCCTCCGAAACTCGACAAGCTGAATGCGTCGGCGGAAAAAATCGGCATCTCATCGGTGCCGGCTGAAACCGAAATCGAACTGTCTGGCGGGTTTTCGATTGGCAACATTGGTGAAGGCGATTACCTCCCGATTGTTAAGGTGGCACCGATCTACCCACAACGAGCCGTCACTCGCGGCATCGAGGGGTACTGCGTTGTGGCGTACACCGTGACCAAGCAGGGCACGGTACGCGATCCGGTGGTGGTGCAGGATCAATGCACCAGCAGTTTGTTTCATCGCGCCTCTCGTCAGGCTGCGCTGAAATTTAAGTATAAACCTCGCGTTGTAGACGGCGAGGCTCGTGAAGTACCTGGGGTACGTAATAAATTCACCTACAAACTTGAAGACCAATAACGGTCTGACAACCAGGACTTACTTATGATGAAACGATTTGTTCGACAAACCTTGTTCATTCCGCTGGCGGCGGTGGCTTGGTTTGCCCTGGCAACCGCACCGGTCATGGCGCAGGAGCCCGAGGCAACCAAGCAAACCGTGGCACTGAGTCCCAAGGTGGGCAAGAAGCTGCAGGAAATACAGTTGATGGTCGAGGGAAAGCAGCATGCTGCGGCCGCTCAGGGCCTCAATGAGATGCTGACGTGGAAGAATCTCGAAAGTTACGAGAGAGCGCAGATCTTTAACCTCACGGCCTATAACGAATATCTTCAGGAGGACTATCAAGGCGCGATTAATGCGTATGAGAAAGTGCTCCGCGAGGAGATTCCACCGGCTCTGCGTCAAAGCTCACTGAAAACCACTGCTCAGCTGTATTTCACGGTTGCAAACTACGACATGGCATTGCGCCGCGTGCAGGAATTGATTTCGATCATCGACGCGCCGTCCGCCGACGTGTTGATGTTGCTCGGTCAGGCCTACTTCCAAGCTGATCGCTTCCAAGAAGCGCTCGGACCGATCAAAGAAGGCATTGATCTGTATCGTTCCCAAGGCAAGACGCCCAAGGAAAACTGGCTGCTTTTGCTGCGAGTGTGTTACTACGAGCTTCAGGACTACCGCGGTATGGTCAACACGCTCAACGAGCTGTTGCGTTACTATCCCAAAGACAGCTACATGTTGACTCTGGCGGGGGCGTACAGCGAGCTTGGCGATACCAAGAAACAGCTGGTGATCACCGAAGTGCTGTATGAAGCCGGTATCATCCAAGGGTCACAGCACGCCGTGAACCTCGCGAATCTGTACCTGATGCACGACATTCCTTACCGTGCCGCTGAGGTGCTAGAGGAAGCGATGGGCTCTAATGCGGTGGATTCCACCGAGCGTAATCTTCGGTTGCTTTCTCAATCGTGGTACCAAGCGCGGGAAGACCAAAAGTCTATTCCTCCTCTGGAGCGCGCAGCGGCGATTTCGAGTGAGGGTGAGTTGTATGTGCGACTGGCACAGTCTCAGCTAAACCTCGACTTGTGGGATGACGCCATCGAGTCCATCAACAAAGGACTCAACAAAGGTGGTGTGAAACGACGAGACAAAGCCTATGTCATGATGGGCATGGCTCATCTTAACCGCAAGCGGCTCAATGACGCCGAGTCAGCGTTTATCAAAGCGCGCGACGCCGGTGGGAGCGATAAGCAGGTTCAGCAATGGCTGGCGTTTGTGGCCAACGAGAAAAAACGTGAAGAGACCATGCGACAGACGCTGCCGGATCAGGTGGAGCGCGAGCAGGACGAAATCCTGCAAAACATCCCCGATTCGTCGGGAGGATAGTCGCCCTCGTGACGTAAAAAGCAGTCAAGAAAACCCGCTCGTGGAGCGGGTTTTTTTTGAGGCCGAACTCCTAAAGAATTAGTTGACACGAGCGGGCGGTTGCGGCACCATCTCCTAATTAATTAGGAATAAAGCGAGAACACTATGGCCAGGAAGTCATCGAAAACCCTTACTGAGGGTGAGCTTCGCATAATGGAGGTGCTGTGGGAGCTGCAGTCCGCATCGGTGCGCGATGTGGTTGACAGACTGAGTGAGAGGGAGCCCGTTGCGTACAACACCGTCCAGACCATGATGGGCATTTTGGAGAATAAGGGCTATCTCGATCATCACAAAGAGGGCAGAGCGTTTGTGTACGCCCCGTTAGTGGATCGCAAAACGGCGCGCACAACAGCACTTCGACAGCTGATGCGTCGTTTCTTCGACGGTTCTCCTCAGGCCCTGGTTCAGAACCTGATTCAGGATGAAAACGTGGACTCAATGGAAATCGATCGATTACGCCAACTGCTCGAAGAGGATAAGCGCAATGACTAATCCGATGATCATGAATTGGACAGAGTTCGCAGCGCATACGCTTTTGCTGCACTGGATGGCCGCGTTTATGGTGGTAAGCGTGGTCGCGGTGCTTGTCCGTCAGCTGAAACGGGCGAACGCCACAACGCGGCACAATATCTGGCTCATTGCGTTAGTCAGTATTGCGTTGATGCCGCTGTTAGTGTTCGCGCCTAAGCCTGCACCATCATTCGTCAGCGTGCTTGAGCGCGTATCGACGTCAGAGGTATCGCGCGACGCGGGCGTTTCCTCTGAGTCAACTCACGTGTCACCCCGCACGGAACGACGTGATGTGTTTCTAGATAGTCAGACCGAAGTGACCCTATCGACACCGACGACGCGTTGGGTTGATACCGACCGCACCATTCTCCGCTGGGTGTTAGGGCTGGTGTTGGTCGTGTGGTTGTTTGGAATCGCGATGCTGGTTTGGCGATTGGTCGGGGACTATCGTGCGACCCATACACTCAAACGTCAAAGTGATGCGGTTGGCGACTGCTTGCAGCATCGCTTTATGCGGCTGTGCCAGCGCCTCGATATAGCCCCCGTACCCCTTCGGTATCACGCCGGCATCAGTGCGCCGATGACAGTTGGTGTTCGCCATCTTTGGGTGGCAATACCTATGCATTGGCGTGAATCGCTGGATATCGATGTGTTTGATCAAACGCTGACACACGAGCTTGGTCATATTGCTCGCAAAGATCCGCTCATCCACTGCCTGCAGCGATTGGTGTGTGTGCTCTTTTGGGTGTATCCAGCTGTTTGGTACGTTGCGCGCCAGATGGAAGTCGAGCGAGAATCCGCGTGCGACGACTGGGTATTGGCACACGATGGTAAAAAATCAAGCTATGCGACTAATTTGCTAGACGTCGCCGAAGCGGTCTATACCGAACCGCGCGTACTGGCGGTCGGTTGCGTTCGCTCGCCGAGTCAGTTGAATCGACGTATTCGACATTTGCTGAATACGTCATCAGACCATCAGTTGCATAGCTCGTGGAAAACACTGGCCGCGACCACGACGGTCCTGGCGATTACCGTTGGGGCGAGTGCCGTGGTGTGGCCTGACGCGCGGCAGCTGTCGCCGCCCGCAGAAACCTCGGCACCCACCGCGCCACCTTCTCCCGCCGCTGCGCCTGAGTCATTACCAGCGCCCGCGCCGACTCCACTTGGTTTGTCGTCACCGGCGGCGGCGATTGTCCCGCCCTCTGCGCCGGCTGAACCGCCGTCACTCGCGGCGGCGATAACACAAAGCAGCGACGAAGCTCTCCGTCCGCACAAGAGTGACCCGCTCACTCTGAGCTCGTCGGGCCTTCTATCACCCGACGAGGCACTTATGTTGGCTGTACAGCAACGCGATGTCGGCTCGGTTGTGGGGCTTCTAGATCAGGGCGCGTCGATTGGAGAGGGCGCGCTCGTGCTTGCCATTCAGCAGCGCGACACGCGCATCGTTAAAGCGTTGCTTCGGGCGCAAGCCGAGGTGTCTGACGGTGCGGTGGTCATGGCAACTCAGCAAGGTAGCGTAACGCTGCTGAAAACATTACTCGATGCCAATCCATCGTTAAGCAGTGGGCCGCTGATCATTGCCGTCCAGCGGCAGGTGCCTGAAATGGTGCGCTTGCTCATCAATGCCGGTGCAAAGGTCACAACACAAGTAGTGATGCTGGCCAAGCAAACAGGAAATGCAGATGTTCTTAATCTGCTGGAGCACGCGATGCCATCCGGCTCGGTGACGGGTACCGCGCAGGATGGGGAGGCGACGCTCGACCGCGCGCCGTCATCTCACAGCGGGGTGTTTACCTTTGACCGTTGGCCCGTTGCCTTCAACAAAATCAGTATGGCCTTTGGCGAAAAGGGGCGGCGCGCCGATAAACAGAATAAAGTCCATCGAGGCATTGATTTCCCGATGCCGCTTGGGAGTGAGATTGTCGCCGTGGCCAGCGGACGCATCACGCGTGCCGCCTATAATGAAAAGTATGGTCATTACGTGGTTATCGATCACGGCGCCGGCGTTGAATCGCGATATGCCAATAATCGATCAAACCAAGTACAGCAAGGTGAATGGGTGAACGCCGGTGATAAAATCGCTATAGTAGGGAATTCGTCAATCGGATCGACTGGGCCGCATCTGCACTTCGAGTTGCGCGTAAGCGGTACGCGAGTTGACCCCCAGTTACACTACTCACATTCTAACTAGCATTCGTTGCACAGGCTCAGTGTCGTATCAAGCCGGGCTAGGTTACTCAGGCCGCGACCAGCCGAGCGTGTACTAACGAGTTGTTGACGGCAGCGGAGGCCATTTGTGCGGTTCGTACTCCTTGTTATCGTAACCATGTTCGTCATCGAGCCCGTGCAGGCGCAAGATAACGAGCCTCTTGATCTGCCGTCCATTAAAACACCGGCCATCATCGACGGTGTGCTCGACGAGGCGCAGTGGCAGCAAGCACTTAGGGTGGATCTGCTGTATGAGACCGAGCCGAACGAAAATACGCCGGCACCCCAGGCCACGCAGGCCTATCTCTATGAAGATGGCAATACGCTGTATGTCGGAATCCGGGCAGAAGACACAGAAATTGAGAAGCTACGTGCCTATTTACGTGATCGCGATGCGGCCTATGACGATGACTTTGTCGGCATACAAATCGATACGTTTAATGCCGAGCAACGCGCCTACGAATTTTTCGTTAATCCCTACGGCGCGCAAATGGATTTGTTGTTTGATGAAACCACCGGTAACGAAGACGACTCGTGGGATGCGATCTGGTCGTCGGCGGGTAAGATCGATGATGCCGGTTATACCGTGGAAATGGCCATTCCGCTGAGCAATCTTCGCTTTGTCGATGGTAACGAAGAAAAGATCTGGGGTTTTGAAGTGTTGCGACTGCATCCGCGCGATCAACGCCGCATTTATCGCAATGTGATTGATGATCGAAATCGCAATTGCACGCTGTGCCGTATGGCCAAATTGAAAGGGTTCAAGGACGCGACGCTTGGCAATCAACTTGAGCTCAATCCGATTGTCACAGTCGCGGCCAGCGAATCGAGGCGCAATGGTGGATTAGAGTCTAACGGTACTGACTATGAGCCTGGTATGAACGTGCGCTGGGGTATTACGCCTGAGTTCACGCTTGATGCGACGATCAATCCCGATTTTTCGCAGGTTGAAACCGACAATGCGCAGCTTGCGGTGAATCAGACGTTTGCCCTCTTTTTCGAGGAGAGACGCCCTTTTTTCCAGGAAGGTTCCAATTATTTCGCCACCGATGAACGCGTGGTCTATACCCGAAACGTGACGGATCCGGATGTGGGGCTCAAGGTTACCGGCCGCAGTGGCGGCCATACCATCGGTACGTTTGCCGCACGGGATGCCATCACCAATATCATTATTCCCGGCACGTTCGGTTCGCGCTTTGCTTCGATCGATCAAGAGTCTGATGTGTTTGCTGCGCGCTATCGCTACGATTTTACGCCGGATATCAATGTCGGAGCCGTAGCCACTTATCGCGGCGCAGGCGATTACTCGAATGTGGTGGCGGGCGTCGATGGATTTTTTCGCTGGGATGATCGACACCGGATTCGTGCTCAATTCTTAACCACTGA contains:
- a CDS encoding GFA family protein — translated: MHEYSGSCLCGTVAYTIIGKADRFYHCHCRRCRKVTGAAHASNLLLPDVESAQFTRGADHVTFYKLPDAIRFSTCFCQTCGSKLPRILPALNLVVIPAGSLDHEPVESPQAHIFNDSRASWDCGAGDLPNFEAYPT
- a CDS encoding ABC transporter substrate-binding protein — protein: MNELPPTPLRVAGVPEHFNLPWRQRAWLRATQPWRYAPIDYREAAEGTGAMTRALANNEVDVAVLLTEGAALDIARGGPYRVIKVYVNTPLEWGIHVAANGPLLDVAAIRGHRYAISRRGSGSHVMAAVHAASQDWPTTELNFVQVDTLEGARRALPGGDADVFFWEKTMTHPYVEAGEFRRVGNFHSPWPSFVVCATNRCIAERREELVQLMKEINTLCAQLQNNTDAATLISNAYGISVQAADTWLDQTSWNTDLSLPLPTFQVVVDELSSIWPELAECRAESLCHPL
- a CDS encoding mechanosensitive ion channel domain-containing protein encodes the protein MDQSQTIASLREWVDRFVELAVQWTPKVAVALVILIVGYIVAKSATALFARGLRKASVDETLVRFLRNIIYMLAMAFVMIAALSKLGINTTSLAAIFAAAGLAIGLALKDSLGNLASGVMLILNRPFKVGDYVEVAGVGGSVVETSVFATILNTPDNKRLIVPNGEITANIITNYSTNSTRRVDLTFGVSYSDDLGKAQQLFHRVVSEHPKVLNSPDVVIGVRQLSDSSINIIVRPWVKTEDYWTVWDELTEAIKNACDENGLSIPFPQRDVNLYHVDKAA
- a CDS encoding DUF3450 domain-containing protein, producing the protein MRTMKVISRLLVAALILTPTAAFGATVAQLLAQGESRADAGARSQRQVEQAADAAIEMLNEYKNTTKVVDGLKVFNELLQKQVDNQEKEKDILRDSLVKIDDIERQIVPLMVRMIDGLEDFVKIDMPFLTDERAERLARLRGVMERADVTVAEKFRTVMEAYDIETEYGRTIETYNGALPGTDTNVDFLRIGRVALLYQNADGSQTGAWDKEAGGFVEIPNSTYQIAVRNGLKIARKDAVPDLLIVPIGPASASAE
- a CDS encoding MotA/TolQ/ExbB proton channel family protein produces the protein MKKLLITAVAVATGFIGYHAPVVQAATAIDVDQLLRQVQQGRTRDSDINRQRIERFRAERAQQANLLQQAKNDKLAEENRSKALDRLFETNDGEIIELEQAVQDRLGDLKELFGVIQQVAGDARANFDISMTQAQFPERSVFMTELAQKVGQTNRLASVQDIEQLWFEIYREMVETGKVTKFTTELIDTDGSLAPAEVTRVGVFNAVSDGQFLYYNEDAKKLQVLSRQPAGRYLSKVGAVETSTSGLEPFPLDPSRGTLLSNLVRSPTLAEKFHQGKEVGYIIVTIGAIGVLLAIWRLIVLMGVSGAVSRQAKNLDKPGNNPLGRVLKVYHDNPSADVETLELKLSEAIIKETPKLNKLIPILKIIAVVAPLMGLLGTVTGMIQTFQQITLHGTGDPKLMAGGISTALVTTVLGLTVAIPMVFLHTIVSSRAKRVSQVLNEQASGMVAERAEATG
- a CDS encoding MotA/TolQ/ExbB proton channel family protein translates to MDALFYYIPALASVRDFFELGGNVLFLIAGVLVFMWTLIFERFFFYSVKYPKIVKSSIDYWNSRTDRKSWHAHQIRERLVSVAGQELDRNVPMIQTAVALCPLLGLLGTVTGMIKVFETMAVSGSGNVRNMAAGVSFATVPTMAGMVAALSGVALSAYFLNRANRERELLADHITLDH
- a CDS encoding biopolymer transporter ExbD, whose amino-acid sequence is MRRGSSQGPVEEESSIDITPMLDVVFILLIFFIVTATFIKEPGLKVERPGANTAEVKQKASILIAIGPDNSIWIDRKKKDIRDVRPTIERLFADNPKGSVVIQADRESKTEILIEVMDAAREANIKDIAVSAEKP
- a CDS encoding energy transducer TonB, with the protein product MTLSQVIQEGQSSSLKRVLLGALLALAITLGLLWTMNFLIKIVDQTVTEGDPSRQVEFVRVKRSETTERRKIKPKRPPPPEKPPPEPTPPKLDKLNASAEKIGISSVPAETEIELSGGFSIGNIGEGDYLPIVKVAPIYPQRAVTRGIEGYCVVAYTVTKQGTVRDPVVVQDQCTSSLFHRASRQAALKFKYKPRVVDGEAREVPGVRNKFTYKLEDQ
- a CDS encoding tetratricopeptide repeat protein — its product is MMKRFVRQTLFIPLAAVAWFALATAPVMAQEPEATKQTVALSPKVGKKLQEIQLMVEGKQHAAAAQGLNEMLTWKNLESYERAQIFNLTAYNEYLQEDYQGAINAYEKVLREEIPPALRQSSLKTTAQLYFTVANYDMALRRVQELISIIDAPSADVLMLLGQAYFQADRFQEALGPIKEGIDLYRSQGKTPKENWLLLLRVCYYELQDYRGMVNTLNELLRYYPKDSYMLTLAGAYSELGDTKKQLVITEVLYEAGIIQGSQHAVNLANLYLMHDIPYRAAEVLEEAMGSNAVDSTERNLRLLSQSWYQAREDQKSIPPLERAAAISSEGELYVRLAQSQLNLDLWDDAIESINKGLNKGGVKRRDKAYVMMGMAHLNRKRLNDAESAFIKARDAGGSDKQVQQWLAFVANEKKREETMRQTLPDQVEREQDEILQNIPDSSGG
- a CDS encoding BlaI/MecI/CopY family transcriptional regulator gives rise to the protein MARKSSKTLTEGELRIMEVLWELQSASVRDVVDRLSEREPVAYNTVQTMMGILENKGYLDHHKEGRAFVYAPLVDRKTARTTALRQLMRRFFDGSPQALVQNLIQDENVDSMEIDRLRQLLEEDKRND
- a CDS encoding M56 family metallopeptidase, yielding MTNPMIMNWTEFAAHTLLLHWMAAFMVVSVVAVLVRQLKRANATTRHNIWLIALVSIALMPLLVFAPKPAPSFVSVLERVSTSEVSRDAGVSSESTHVSPRTERRDVFLDSQTEVTLSTPTTRWVDTDRTILRWVLGLVLVVWLFGIAMLVWRLVGDYRATHTLKRQSDAVGDCLQHRFMRLCQRLDIAPVPLRYHAGISAPMTVGVRHLWVAIPMHWRESLDIDVFDQTLTHELGHIARKDPLIHCLQRLVCVLFWVYPAVWYVARQMEVERESACDDWVLAHDGKKSSYATNLLDVAEAVYTEPRVLAVGCVRSPSQLNRRIRHLLNTSSDHQLHSSWKTLAATTTVLAITVGASAVVWPDARQLSPPAETSAPTAPPSPAAAPESLPAPAPTPLGLSSPAAAIVPPSAPAEPPSLAAAITQSSDEALRPHKSDPLTLSSSGLLSPDEALMLAVQQRDVGSVVGLLDQGASIGEGALVLAIQQRDTRIVKALLRAQAEVSDGAVVMATQQGSVTLLKTLLDANPSLSSGPLIIAVQRQVPEMVRLLINAGAKVTTQVVMLAKQTGNADVLNLLEHAMPSGSVTGTAQDGEATLDRAPSSHSGVFTFDRWPVAFNKISMAFGEKGRRADKQNKVHRGIDFPMPLGSEIVAVASGRITRAAYNEKYGHYVVIDHGAGVESRYANNRSNQVQQGEWVNAGDKIAIVGNSSIGSTGPHLHFELRVSGTRVDPQLHYSHSN